The genomic interval GGATCTCCACATTAACTACAACAGATTTCAGAGATGCTCAGGCAAACTGGAGAATTATGTTGAGTGGGATCATTATGTGGCCACACACAGCCTCAAGAGCTCTAGACAAGACTGTCCCACCATCCAGGAGTGATTCCTACAACTCGATTTATCCATCATTGAGCTGAGCCGAGTGCAAGTCACCATTCCACCACACAACCCAGCTGCCTCTAAGAAGCAGTGTTTGCAGCCGGGCAGTGTCACTCCCCTTCACAACAGACATAACAATAACTGTAGTAAACTGCAACTTCTAATTATTTAACACTCATCCTGAACAGCAGGCAGCAGCTAAGCATGTGATCAAAATAAACTTCATAAGCACAAGCTTTTTAATTGTAATGAAGGAAATGGGGATTCCCCTTGTTCTGCTATCAAGACTGATGAGCCAAACAAGGGGAATCCCATTTCCCTAATTACATCAGTGATTCACTGTCACTCATTTCAACAAGACCATTCAAAACTTTCAGATACATGAACACTTAGACATACTCATCACATCATTCACAATAACTTCCATCATTTGACAATTCCACCTCAGTGTTACTCACCTTTATTTGCCCTCCACAGCCTCTCCATGCCATTGCGCTTCAGTGCTAATCTGGAAAGTTCTGTGAAGCTTTCCACAATGTTGAAGTCACACAGTGGACTCACTTCAAAGAGGTTGACATGATTCTTGGCAGCATATTGCTCTGCCTGACTCTGGCTCACCTGACGCTTGAATGCCAGGTGGAGTCTGTTGCCTATCAGCACTTTAGGAACACCAGGAGCATGCTGCAAGCCAACAATTATGTTAGTGGACAAAATAAAATGTTGACCTTATATTGaaactccttcccttcattcatcctttacttctcttcttatttctcaataaataaacaattcatTACAGCTTCCAGGTGTATCTCTAAAATGGTATAAATCCTGTTAGAACAAAATATTTTAGATTTAAGATAATGGTTGAAATCCTGTCTCTAACATAATACTTTCTGTAACCCAATTACACCAAAACATTAAAGATTTAAGCTATGTGCTAACTTTTACCAATGAAATTAAACCAATCAATGCAAGAATAGAACACTAATGAAAAAACTGGAcactctttgaacctcttgaaTCTCCTTCATCCATCGGTCAAGGCCTTCAAAGGACCACTTGTTGGTGATGTCATAGACCAGCAGTATTCCCTGAGCACCTCGCGAGTATGACCGGATGATGGTGCAGAACCGGCCTTGACCTGAGGTGTCCCAGAGCTGGAGTTTGACCCTCTTACCATCCAGAAGGATTGTGGTGGTCTTGTGACCTGTCGTGATACACATGTAGTGTGAAAAGCTATTTTTCCAGGGAAAGGAAGGTTACAGGGACTGTGATTTCTGCCAACTCTATGCTAAATTCAGCCAATGGGATCCTCAATACATATATACTGAAACTAGGAAGGCTATATTCTATATAGTGTAATTTCTGCTAAATGTATACTTGCTAAATTCAGTTTGTGTGAttctttatgtgtgtatgtatctagGAAGGCCAAGGATACTGTGATTTCTGATAAATGTATATACTAAATTAAATGTCTGAGATGTGTTACAATTATTGTTTGTTACTTTCTTTCTGAAAGTATGATTTATAGCATTACAGGTAGCCAAGTCTATTGCTGTAACTACATAATGTGTACATATATTTGACAATGTATATGGAGTTTTCTATATACATACTATATTATATACTAGTATAAATATGGGAAAATTCCAAGGGGATTTAAGGAGGGAGCAAAGTTTCCTGTTCATGTAACATTAGGTTGGAAG from Scylla paramamosain isolate STU-SP2022 chromosome 6, ASM3559412v1, whole genome shotgun sequence carries:
- the LOC135101322 gene encoding ras-related protein Rab-40C-like, with translation MSMMSDGGGQGGGESSKPYDYLLKFLLVGDSDVGKHEILQPLEDGSTESPFCVGSGHKTTTILLDGKRVKLQLWDTSGQGRFCTIIRSYSRGAQGILLVYDITNKWSFEGLDRWMKEIQEHAPGVPKVLIGNRLHLAFKRQVSQSQAEQYAAKNHVNLFEVSPLCDFNIVESFTELSRLALKRNGMERLWRANKVLTLQELCSRAIVASTTVYGIEHLPLPQPLKSHLKSYTIHNHTTRLRQGIPVTDKHKKKHLMIPGDTTTSCVSTSTCTIC